The Lentzea guizhouensis genome contains a region encoding:
- a CDS encoding FAD-dependent monooxygenase gives MSEIPVLIAGGGVAGLSAAVFLARYGVPTLLVERHPEPSTDPRARALNPRTMELYRAVGLEQTIGRVRSPIADHTVVAHAEFLAGPELLRLPNRLDTGSDALSPCRWAAIDQNQLEPLLRAHAVQTGADVRYHHEVVAVDNEPDGVGALVRDHRTGREERVRADYLVVADGAHSPVRRMLDVGQDGSDILARKVNIYFDADLREPLQGRKIVALTVRNPAVHGFLTSIDGAKRWRFAVSLRPGDDVADFTEERCVHLLRTAIGMDDLPIVIDRVSETPWEISGQVAHRMRVGRAFVAGDAAHVMPPVGTFGVATAVQDVFNLAWKIALHHRGVAGSGLLDTYETERLPVARHTTALTVERYGLVNGKPGDARDSAIRQRATMFGYTYPEGAFVPDGTPAPGPVEDPDHPTAAPGCRAPHLTLEHNGTALSPVDLMGRGLVLVAGPDWQQTADLSDACVEQHRIGDTLHDPTGDFTRRYGINDDGAVLIRPDGFIAWRSPATPHPDVLPTVVDQVLFR, from the coding sequence ATGTCTGAGATCCCGGTGCTGATCGCGGGCGGGGGCGTGGCCGGCCTGTCCGCCGCCGTGTTCCTCGCCCGGTACGGCGTGCCGACCCTGCTGGTGGAGCGCCACCCCGAACCGTCGACCGACCCCAGGGCCCGCGCGCTCAACCCGCGCACCATGGAGCTCTACCGCGCCGTGGGCCTGGAGCAGACCATCGGGCGGGTGCGGTCACCGATCGCCGACCACACCGTCGTCGCCCACGCCGAGTTCCTGGCGGGCCCTGAACTGCTGCGGCTGCCCAACCGCCTCGACACCGGCTCGGACGCGCTGAGCCCCTGCCGGTGGGCCGCGATCGACCAGAACCAGCTCGAACCGCTGCTGCGCGCACACGCCGTCCAGACCGGCGCGGACGTGCGCTACCACCACGAGGTGGTGGCGGTGGACAACGAACCCGACGGCGTTGGCGCGCTGGTGCGCGATCACCGCACCGGGCGGGAAGAGCGTGTGCGTGCCGACTACCTCGTCGTGGCGGACGGCGCGCACAGTCCTGTTCGCCGCATGCTCGACGTCGGGCAGGACGGCTCGGACATCCTGGCGCGCAAGGTCAACATCTACTTCGACGCCGATCTCCGCGAACCGTTGCAGGGACGCAAGATAGTCGCGTTGACCGTGCGCAACCCCGCCGTGCACGGCTTCCTCACGTCCATCGACGGCGCGAAGCGGTGGCGGTTCGCCGTCTCCCTGCGGCCGGGTGACGACGTCGCCGACTTCACCGAGGAGCGGTGCGTACACCTGCTGCGCACGGCCATCGGCATGGACGACCTGCCGATCGTGATCGACCGCGTGTCCGAGACCCCGTGGGAGATCTCCGGCCAGGTCGCCCACCGCATGCGCGTCGGCCGGGCGTTCGTCGCCGGCGACGCCGCCCACGTCATGCCACCCGTGGGCACCTTCGGCGTGGCCACCGCTGTCCAGGACGTCTTCAACCTGGCGTGGAAGATCGCCCTGCACCACCGCGGCGTGGCCGGTTCAGGCCTGCTGGACACCTACGAGACCGAACGCCTCCCCGTGGCCCGGCACACCACCGCGCTGACCGTCGAGCGGTACGGTCTGGTCAACGGCAAGCCAGGCGACGCACGCGACAGCGCCATCCGCCAGCGGGCGACGATGTTCGGCTACACCTACCCCGAAGGCGCCTTCGTCCCGGACGGCACCCCCGCTCCCGGTCCGGTGGAAGACCCCGACCACCCCACCGCCGCACCGGGCTGCCGAGCACCTCACCTCACCTTGGAGCACAACGGAACCGCACTGTCCCCTGTCGACCTGATGGGGCGCGGCCTGGTGCTCGTCGCCGGCCCGGACTGGCAGCAGACCGCAGACCTCTCGGACGCCTGTGTCGAGCAGCACCGCATCGGCGACACCCTGCACGACCCCACCGGCGACTTCACCCGCCGCTACGGCATCAACGACGACGGCGCCGTCCTGATCCGCCCGGACGGGTTCATCGCGTGGCGCAGCCCGGCCACTCCCCATCCCGATGTCCTGCCGACCGTGGTCGACCAGGTGCTGTTCCGATGA
- a CDS encoding SchA/CurD-like domain-containing protein gives MNERSPGGHCGGFPAVTTTGGRTVDRYALTFPVRAGSEAKAADILFRCAHLPVCRPETGWALLERTSVFIAGRVVVRVVDITCPPSQAVRHLAEQPQILAVEQRLRPHLVHDCDVTDEASLRRFLATTVMRVASGNGRTGRLPRRAVLYESLPGHASELAQRLAGITVTSGGTTVFRRRDLVVHLTEADDESPPVPLVGLVTPFARLAQPMTLVTDRSVGAVA, from the coding sequence ATGAACGAGCGGTCTCCCGGTGGCCACTGTGGTGGCTTCCCGGCGGTCACGACGACCGGCGGCCGAACCGTCGACCGCTATGCGTTGACGTTCCCGGTGCGAGCCGGATCGGAGGCGAAGGCAGCCGACATCCTCTTCAGGTGCGCACACCTTCCGGTGTGCAGGCCGGAGACGGGGTGGGCGCTGCTGGAGCGCACGTCGGTCTTCATTGCAGGACGTGTCGTGGTACGGGTCGTGGACATCACCTGCCCTCCTTCACAAGCCGTCCGGCACCTGGCGGAACAACCACAGATCCTGGCGGTGGAGCAGCGGCTGCGGCCGCACCTGGTGCACGACTGCGATGTGACCGACGAGGCGAGCCTCCGTCGGTTCCTCGCGACCACCGTGATGCGGGTGGCGTCCGGCAACGGCCGCACGGGTCGCCTGCCGCGCAGGGCCGTCCTGTACGAGTCGCTGCCAGGGCACGCCAGCGAACTGGCCCAGCGGCTCGCCGGCATCACCGTCACCTCCGGTGGAACCACGGTGTTCCGGCGCCGTGATCTGGTGGTGCACCTGACCGAGGCGGACGACGAGTCACCCCCGGTGCCGCTGGTCGGCCTGGTCACGCCGTTCGCGCGGCTGGCACAGCCGATGACTCTGGTCACCGACCGTTCGGTGGGAGCAGTGGCATGA
- a CDS encoding SAM-dependent methyltransferase, whose product MGVARKHRPEEEVVVDDSTAQSGEVDLTRPSAARVYDYYLGGAHNFAVDREMAERAMGMWPDLPLIMQANRAFLRRAVRFCVDAGIRQFLDLGSGIPAVGNVHEIAQAAAPDARVVYVDSDPVAVAYSRSILAGNELTAAVQADLRKPDAVLGSPEVRSLLNFDEPMAVMMVAVLHFVSDNDDPAAIVAGYREVMAPGSVLAISHATQDGQPQQAASHQDLYRHTPTPMTMRSKPQVAGLLAGFDIMEPGVVFLPLWRPASPDDVDEHPERFSGLAAVCRKSCRRSCHCSHRTVGDQSHRLCQPRERRDQADQRHRG is encoded by the coding sequence GTGGGAGTAGCTCGCAAGCATCGACCGGAAGAGGAAGTTGTGGTGGACGATTCGACTGCGCAGTCGGGTGAGGTCGATCTTACTCGGCCCAGCGCGGCCAGAGTGTACGACTACTATCTCGGGGGCGCGCATAACTTCGCGGTGGACCGGGAGATGGCCGAGCGGGCAATGGGGATGTGGCCGGATCTGCCGTTGATCATGCAGGCGAACCGGGCGTTTCTGCGCCGCGCCGTGCGGTTCTGCGTCGACGCCGGCATCCGGCAGTTCCTCGATCTCGGCTCGGGCATTCCGGCCGTGGGCAATGTGCACGAGATCGCCCAGGCCGCAGCTCCTGACGCGCGGGTCGTGTACGTGGACAGCGATCCCGTCGCCGTCGCCTACAGCCGCAGCATCCTCGCTGGAAACGAGCTGACCGCTGCGGTGCAGGCGGATCTGCGCAAGCCGGATGCGGTGCTGGGCAGCCCCGAAGTCCGTTCACTGCTGAACTTTGACGAGCCGATGGCGGTCATGATGGTCGCAGTGCTGCACTTCGTGTCCGACAACGACGACCCCGCGGCCATCGTTGCGGGCTACCGCGAGGTGATGGCACCCGGCAGCGTGCTGGCCATCTCACACGCCACCCAGGACGGTCAGCCGCAGCAAGCGGCTTCGCACCAGGATCTCTACCGCCACACACCAACCCCGATGACCATGCGCTCCAAGCCACAGGTCGCTGGCCTGCTTGCGGGATTCGACATCATGGAGCCCGGCGTCGTGTTTCTGCCGCTGTGGCGGCCCGCCTCCCCCGACGACGTGGACGAGCACCCGGAGCGGTTCAGCGGTCTCGCCGCTGTCTGCCGGAAGAGCTGTCGGCGGTCATGCCACTGCTCCCACCGAACGGTCGGTGACCAGAGTCATCGGCTGTGCCAGCCGCGCGAACGGCGTGACCAGGCCGACCAGCGGCACCGGGGGTGA